One genomic segment of Candidatus Methylomirabilota bacterium includes these proteins:
- a CDS encoding ArsC family (seleno)protein, which produces MTCAKTQGFLARHKVTVTEQADAKKATIKGARALDVLDAVDDLYVAKGKKVEHVDLKKSKPDRATLLGLLLGPTGNLRAPTLRRGRTLIVGYDEATYKTVLR; this is translated from the coding sequence ATGACCTGTGCCAAGACGCAAGGGTTCCTTGCCAGGCACAAGGTGACGGTGACCGAGCAGGCCGACGCGAAGAAGGCCACCATCAAGGGAGCGCGCGCGCTCGACGTCCTCGACGCCGTCGACGACCTCTACGTGGCCAAGGGCAAGAAGGTCGAGCACGTCGACCTGAAGAAATCGAAGCCCGACCGCGCCACCCTGCTCGGGCTGCTGCTGGGGCCGACCGGCAACCTGCGCGCGCCGACGCTGCGCCGCGGCCGCACGCTGATCGTCGGCTACGACGAGGCGACCTACAAGACCGTGCTGAGATAG
- a CDS encoding extracellular solute-binding protein, protein MDTRLKQLADQLDAGLIARREFLRKAAVITGGTAAGLHALRGMAPAQAKTKFRLWLFKSFVTAGNDVVARQVEAWAKDKNVEVEMDWATFGDREQKFVAAIEAGNPPDMAEMNIYGPMRYKAALRDVSKVAGELATAKGGLVPFAERAMKADGKFLGVGRYSMTTVFFIRKDIMEAKGLKVPKVYDPEVVEFAKKAQDPSKDLFGFGQTLNRSDDGDGFMANILWDYGGGVWDKDGKPALGTAFLKQNTQALQFAVDTIKKHGIQPPGVMGWTDVSNNESYMAGKLVTTNNGASLYYAMVSKKHELAPKTLCVLTPGGPAGSFVGSSCYNWAVFQKSQKADLAEDLIRYLEDETRFAEYMKVSVGQAGPVYKGRADNPYWKSDPNFEAMLQNIMRSVNQGHPGPMTPAAAEVQGQKILTDMAGRVVVGGLSPEAALKEAHARVEEIYKIRGKA, encoded by the coding sequence ATGGACACTCGCCTCAAGCAACTGGCCGATCAGCTCGACGCCGGTCTCATCGCCCGCCGCGAGTTCCTGCGCAAGGCGGCGGTCATCACCGGCGGCACCGCGGCGGGGCTCCACGCGCTGCGCGGCATGGCGCCCGCGCAGGCGAAGACGAAGTTCAGGCTCTGGCTCTTCAAGAGCTTCGTCACCGCGGGCAACGATGTGGTGGCCCGGCAGGTCGAGGCGTGGGCCAAGGACAAGAACGTCGAGGTCGAGATGGACTGGGCGACCTTCGGCGATCGCGAGCAGAAGTTCGTCGCCGCCATCGAGGCCGGCAACCCGCCCGACATGGCTGAGATGAACATCTACGGGCCGATGCGCTACAAGGCAGCGCTGCGCGACGTCAGCAAGGTGGCCGGCGAGCTCGCCACCGCCAAGGGCGGGCTCGTGCCCTTCGCGGAGCGGGCCATGAAGGCAGACGGCAAGTTCCTCGGTGTCGGCCGCTACTCGATGACCACCGTGTTCTTCATCCGCAAGGACATCATGGAGGCGAAGGGACTCAAGGTCCCGAAGGTCTACGACCCCGAGGTCGTCGAATTCGCCAAGAAGGCGCAGGACCCGTCCAAGGACCTCTTCGGTTTCGGCCAGACCCTGAACCGGTCGGACGACGGCGACGGGTTCATGGCCAACATCCTCTGGGACTACGGCGGGGGGGTGTGGGACAAGGACGGCAAGCCGGCGCTCGGGACCGCGTTCCTCAAGCAGAACACGCAGGCGCTGCAGTTCGCGGTGGACACCATCAAGAAGCACGGCATCCAGCCGCCCGGCGTGATGGGCTGGACCGACGTGTCCAACAACGAGTCGTACATGGCGGGCAAGCTGGTGACCACCAACAACGGGGCCAGCCTCTACTACGCGATGGTCAGCAAGAAGCACGAGCTGGCACCGAAGACGCTCTGTGTGCTGACCCCCGGCGGCCCCGCCGGCTCGTTCGTGGGCTCGTCCTGCTACAACTGGGCCGTCTTCCAGAAGTCGCAGAAGGCCGACCTGGCCGAAGACCTCATCCGCTACCTCGAGGACGAGACCCGCTTCGCCGAGTACATGAAGGTCTCGGTGGGGCAGGCGGGCCCGGTCTACAAGGGCCGCGCCGACAACCCGTACTGGAAGTCGGACCCGAACTTCGAGGCGATGCTGCAGAACATCATGCGCTCCGTGAACCAGGGCCACCCCGGCCCCATGACGCCGGCCGCCGCCGAGGTGCAGGGCCAGAAGATCCTCACCGACATGGCCGGCCGCGTGGTCGTGGGCGGGCTCTCGCCCGAGGCGGCCCTGAAGGAGGCGCACGCGCGGGTCGAGGAGATCTACAAGATCCGCGGCAAGGCCTAG
- a CDS encoding AI-2E family transporter, with translation MTASSLPEPELQKKISARLPDVLIRAGFIAVLAALCYIVFAPFLTLMVWAIILAVTLYPLHRGLARRMGGRAGLAATVVVMGGCILIIAPTAVLLNSFGGSLHDLVGAVQHNTLDVPPPRESVRGWPIVGEKIYAFWSGAHADLPALVQSMQPKIGQLARKALAVVASIGVGLLQFLASFIVAGILMAYGEAGAGTTRAIFARIIGPERGEPFARLSTATIRTVAQGVIGIAFVQAILVGVALLAAHIPWAGVLAAITLVLSIAQVPALIVTLPVIAYIWSSGDYGTGAAVAHTVALLVAGMADNILKPLMLGRGVDVPMPVILLGALGGMASAGILGMFVGATLLALGYQIFTTWVATNPD, from the coding sequence ATGACCGCCTCCTCCCTGCCCGAGCCGGAGCTTCAAAAGAAGATCTCGGCCCGTCTGCCCGACGTCTTGATCCGGGCGGGGTTCATCGCCGTCCTGGCCGCGCTGTGCTACATCGTCTTCGCGCCGTTCCTGACCCTGATGGTCTGGGCGATCATCCTGGCCGTCACGCTCTATCCCTTGCATCGAGGGCTCGCTCGGCGGATGGGGGGGCGCGCGGGTCTGGCCGCGACCGTGGTCGTCATGGGCGGATGCATCCTCATCATCGCGCCGACCGCGGTGCTCTTGAACTCGTTCGGCGGCTCTCTTCACGACCTCGTCGGGGCCGTGCAGCACAACACCCTGGACGTCCCGCCTCCGCGGGAGAGCGTTCGGGGCTGGCCGATCGTCGGCGAGAAGATCTACGCCTTCTGGTCCGGCGCCCACGCCGACCTGCCCGCGCTCGTCCAGAGCATGCAGCCGAAGATCGGCCAGCTGGCCCGGAAGGCGCTGGCGGTCGTGGCGAGCATCGGGGTGGGACTGCTACAGTTCCTGGCCTCGTTCATCGTCGCCGGCATCTTGATGGCCTACGGCGAGGCAGGCGCGGGCACGACGCGCGCGATCTTCGCGCGGATCATCGGCCCCGAGCGAGGCGAGCCCTTCGCCCGGCTCTCCACCGCGACGATTCGTACAGTCGCTCAGGGCGTGATCGGCATCGCCTTCGTTCAGGCGATCCTCGTCGGCGTCGCCCTGCTCGCCGCTCACATTCCATGGGCCGGCGTCCTGGCCGCCATCACGCTGGTGCTGAGCATCGCCCAGGTCCCGGCCCTGATCGTCACCCTCCCGGTGATCGCGTACATCTGGTCGAGCGGCGACTACGGCACCGGCGCGGCGGTCGCCCACACCGTCGCCCTGCTCGTGGCCGGCATGGCCGACAACATCCTGAAGCCCCTGATGCTCGGGCGCGGCGTCGACGTCCCGATGCCGGTCATCCTGCTCGGCGCCCTGGGCGGCATGGCGAGCGCCGGGATCCTCGGCATGTTCGTGGGCGCGACGCTGCTGGCCCTCGGCTATCAGATCTTCACGACCTGGGTCGCCACGAATCCCGATTGA
- a CDS encoding potassium channel family protein, which yields MSPAGPLAAYGRHRYAVLFYTLLVTLGAAPLLAALHFSTDLLQILLVFSLLAALLGVPGQRWRGLLMVVAAIALGVRAAPTAAVGSGLAAGALAVACAIALLAGVSALRFAMRTASVDAEHLYAALSVYLLGGLLFGVVHWSMEQTWPGSLADAGARDAGAALSLSTAMYYSFVTLATLGYGDVVPRSEMARGVAVLEAIGGQLYVAVLVAKLVGARLSSPPR from the coding sequence GTGAGCCCGGCCGGCCCGCTCGCCGCCTACGGCCGTCACCGCTACGCCGTCCTCTTCTACACGCTGCTGGTCACCCTGGGCGCGGCGCCGCTGCTTGCGGCCCTGCACTTCAGCACCGACCTGCTGCAGATCCTCCTCGTGTTCAGCCTGCTCGCCGCGCTGCTCGGCGTCCCGGGGCAGCGGTGGCGGGGATTGCTCATGGTCGTCGCCGCGATCGCGCTGGGGGTGCGGGCGGCCCCGACCGCGGCGGTCGGCAGCGGGCTGGCCGCGGGCGCCCTCGCGGTGGCCTGCGCGATCGCTCTGCTCGCCGGTGTCAGCGCGCTGCGCTTCGCGATGCGCACCGCCAGCGTCGACGCCGAGCACCTCTACGCGGCGCTCAGCGTCTATCTGCTGGGCGGGCTGCTCTTCGGAGTCGTGCACTGGTCCATGGAGCAGACCTGGCCGGGCTCGCTGGCCGATGCAGGGGCGCGGGACGCCGGCGCCGCGCTTTCCCTGTCCACCGCCATGTACTACAGCTTCGTCACCCTGGCGACGCTCGGCTACGGCGACGTCGTGCCTCGGAGCGAGATGGCGCGCGGGGTCGCCGTGCTGGAGGCCATCGGCGGCCAGCTCTACGTCGCGGTCCTGGTCGCCAAGCTGGTCGGCGCCCGTCTCTCCTCCCCGCCGCGCTGA
- a CDS encoding carbohydrate ABC transporter permease, translated as MVRRRSTVRIERTQSAVSYAILLAFALFVIFPFYWMIVTSFKGETQMRSLVSMFWPSPFVSENYDHLFAKTEFVSWYGNSIIVAVSSTFLATAVGTLGAYALARLKFLGRAFMASTVLITYLVPPSILFIPLYAQIRNLGMADSLTGLIAAYPSFTVPFVTWLLMGYFESIPVELEESAMIDGATRFGAFRRVILPLAAPGLLASALYAFTQAWNEFLYALVFITNVRLRTLPVGLSTFITGDVYGWGYLMAGAVLTTVPVIAAYIYLQKYMVEGLTAGSVKG; from the coding sequence TTGGTTAGGCGCCGCAGCACCGTCCGCATCGAGCGGACGCAGTCCGCGGTGTCGTACGCGATCCTGCTCGCCTTCGCCCTGTTCGTGATCTTTCCCTTCTACTGGATGATCGTCACGTCCTTCAAGGGCGAGACCCAGATGCGCAGCCTGGTCTCGATGTTCTGGCCGAGCCCGTTCGTGAGCGAGAACTACGACCACCTGTTCGCCAAGACCGAGTTCGTGTCCTGGTACGGCAACAGCATCATCGTGGCGGTCTCGAGCACGTTCCTGGCCACTGCGGTGGGCACTCTCGGCGCCTACGCCCTGGCCCGCCTCAAGTTTCTCGGGCGCGCGTTCATGGCCAGCACGGTGCTGATCACCTACCTGGTGCCGCCGTCGATCCTGTTCATCCCGCTCTACGCGCAGATCCGCAACCTGGGCATGGCCGACAGCCTCACCGGCCTCATCGCGGCGTACCCGTCCTTCACGGTGCCGTTCGTGACCTGGCTGCTCATGGGGTACTTCGAGTCGATCCCGGTCGAGCTGGAAGAGTCCGCGATGATCGACGGGGCCACCCGCTTTGGCGCTTTTCGCCGCGTGATCCTGCCCCTGGCCGCCCCCGGCCTGCTCGCGAGCGCGCTCTACGCCTTCACCCAGGCGTGGAACGAGTTCCTCTACGCATTGGTTTTTATCACCAATGTGCGCCTGCGCACGCTGCCGGTGGGCCTGTCGACCTTCATCACCGGCGACGTCTACGGCTGGGGCTACCTGATGGCGGGCGCCGTCCTCACCACGGTGCCGGTCATCGCCGCCTACATCTACCTGCAGAAGTACATGGTGGAAGGGCTCACCGCCGGCAGCGTGAAGGGCTAG
- a CDS encoding FAD-binding oxidoreductase gives MTAATNSADAIVIGAGAFGASTAYHLARRGLKTTLVDQHALGSQTSPRAAGLTSKADTMPAMARLRHEACEAFERFESEMGRTVDFHRSGSLRAAYTDAAVERVRIAQATADGLGIEARLIDATEAERLAPHFTPGAALRILHVPSDGWVDPAKVAVGFATRAGELGARLLPFTPVLALLSDGIRATGVVTPRGEIRAPVVVDAAGGWTARVAAGAGIALPLVPVRHQLFITEPIAGVEPLQPIVRLVEASVYVRYEQGGLLFGGYEDHPHVLGHEGLAPGFQIAGLELDLDVLRGLVDEVAAHFPALRDAKIAIHRGGAPTMTPDGRPLVGRVPGLDGLFVASGCCVGGLSLSPAAGRALADLIVDGKSDPDLAPISVERFGGAHRDPAALESACVAQYARRYTH, from the coding sequence ATGACCGCCGCCACGAACTCCGCCGACGCGATCGTCATCGGCGCTGGCGCCTTCGGCGCGAGCACCGCGTATCACCTGGCCCGGCGCGGCCTCAAGACCACGCTCGTGGATCAGCACGCGCTGGGCTCGCAGACCTCGCCGCGCGCGGCCGGCCTGACCAGCAAGGCCGACACCATGCCCGCCATGGCGCGCCTCCGGCACGAGGCGTGCGAGGCCTTCGAGCGCTTCGAGAGCGAGATGGGCCGCACGGTGGACTTCCACCGCTCGGGCAGCCTCCGCGCGGCCTACACCGACGCGGCGGTGGAGCGGGTGCGCATCGCGCAGGCCACCGCCGACGGCCTGGGCATCGAGGCGCGCCTGATCGACGCCACGGAGGCCGAGCGCCTCGCGCCGCACTTCACACCGGGCGCCGCGCTCCGGATCCTCCACGTGCCGAGCGATGGCTGGGTGGACCCGGCCAAGGTCGCCGTCGGCTTCGCCACGCGCGCCGGCGAGCTGGGCGCGCGCCTGCTGCCGTTCACGCCGGTGCTGGCCCTGCTGAGCGACGGCATCCGCGCCACCGGCGTGGTCACCCCGCGCGGCGAGATCCGCGCCCCGGTCGTGGTGGACGCGGCGGGCGGCTGGACCGCGCGCGTGGCGGCCGGCGCCGGCATCGCGCTGCCCCTGGTCCCGGTGCGGCACCAGCTGTTCATCACCGAGCCGATCGCGGGCGTGGAGCCGCTGCAACCCATCGTGCGGCTGGTCGAGGCCAGCGTGTACGTGCGCTACGAGCAGGGCGGCCTGCTCTTCGGCGGCTACGAGGACCACCCGCACGTGCTCGGGCACGAGGGCCTCGCCCCGGGATTCCAGATCGCCGGGCTCGAGCTGGACCTGGACGTGCTGCGCGGGCTGGTGGACGAGGTGGCCGCGCACTTCCCCGCCCTGCGCGACGCGAAGATCGCGATCCACCGCGGGGGCGCTCCCACCATGACCCCCGACGGCCGGCCGCTCGTCGGCCGCGTGCCCGGCCTCGACGGCCTCTTCGTGGCCTCGGGCTGCTGCGTGGGCGGGCTCAGCCTGTCGCCCGCGGCCGGCCGCGCGCTGGCCGATCTCATCGTCGACGGCAAGAGCGACCCGGATCTCGCCCCGATCTCGGTGGAGCGCTTCGGCGGCGCTCATCGCGACCCGGCCGCGCTCGAATCCGCGTGCGTGGCGCAGTACGCCCGCCGCTACACCCACTGA
- a CDS encoding sugar ABC transporter permease, which produces MRGAYHPEVSPRPRAGLEHTLRRVLGPDYRMGFLFVAPIVVLVLALVAYPFCYAVYLSLTRKYVGMPPVFVGLENYVRLTYDGFFQRAVINSFVFTFGSVAIKTVLGMGMALVLTSRIRFRSFWTGVLLIPWVAPTVVSALNFLWIYDYSLGVLNYLLVHVFGVLKQGVGWLSEPGTAMASVIGVNVWRGFPFFGISFLAGMKAIPGELYEAAAVDGATVLQRFRYVTLPGIRNIVMIVLLLSTIWTFNDFAIVYILTKGGPGGATMVLPVLTYEIAFGAQRLGEAIAVALYMLPALAFVIIVLSNYMRKGRVR; this is translated from the coding sequence GTGAGGGGCGCGTATCACCCCGAGGTTTCTCCCCGGCCCCGCGCCGGCCTCGAGCACACGCTGCGCCGCGTGCTGGGGCCCGACTACCGCATGGGTTTCCTGTTCGTGGCGCCCATCGTGGTGCTCGTCCTGGCCCTGGTCGCCTATCCGTTCTGCTACGCGGTGTACCTGAGCCTCACCCGCAAGTACGTGGGCATGCCGCCGGTCTTCGTGGGACTCGAGAACTACGTCCGGCTCACCTACGACGGCTTCTTCCAGCGCGCGGTCATCAACAGCTTCGTGTTCACCTTCGGCTCGGTCGCGATCAAGACCGTGCTCGGCATGGGCATGGCGCTGGTGCTGACCTCCAGGATCCGCTTCCGCTCCTTCTGGACCGGTGTCCTGTTGATCCCCTGGGTGGCCCCCACCGTGGTCTCCGCGCTCAACTTCCTGTGGATCTACGACTACAGCCTGGGCGTGCTGAACTACCTGCTGGTCCACGTCTTCGGCGTGCTCAAGCAGGGGGTGGGCTGGCTCAGCGAGCCGGGCACCGCGATGGCCTCGGTGATCGGCGTCAACGTGTGGCGCGGATTCCCGTTCTTCGGCATCAGCTTCCTGGCCGGCATGAAGGCCATCCCGGGCGAGCTGTACGAGGCCGCGGCGGTGGACGGGGCGACGGTGCTGCAGCGCTTCCGCTACGTCACGCTGCCCGGCATCCGCAACATCGTGATGATCGTGCTGCTGCTCTCGACGATCTGGACGTTCAACGACTTCGCGATCGTCTACATCCTGACCAAGGGCGGTCCGGGCGGGGCCACCATGGTGCTGCCGGTGCTGACCTACGAGATCGCCTTCGGGGCGCAGCGCCTGGGCGAGGCCATCGCGGTGGCCCTCTACATGCTGCCCGCGCTGGCCTTCGTGATCATCGTGCTGTCGAACTACATGCGCAAAGGTAGGGTGAGGTAG